A window from Gemmatimonadota bacterium encodes these proteins:
- a CDS encoding LacI family transcriptional regulator, translating into MEKMGTLGVLTYQISLKTFGIMIDHLLREANKQNYQLLLKVASNRISLNSLEDQILQIQQLIARGVDGLLIHTWGDEEESVRILNAVRGRVPVVTFFYPTPNLSGIVLDFVSDFYGATEHLIELGHERIGFIGPDGNETNLISAKAKGYLLAMRNYGLTHQFLSSRNIRTEGGYRESKELGDQFTALVCRDDYTAIGVCRGLWESGIRIPDDVAVVGNGDIEVAAYLTPALTTLATPYEAIAQAVMDLMLEQLEAQAEPRQVILRSRLVVRESCGANQSEK; encoded by the coding sequence ATGGAGAAGATGGGTACACTGGGGGTGCTGACCTACCAGATTTCCCTGAAGACGTTTGGGATTATGATCGATCACCTCCTGAGGGAAGCTAATAAGCAGAATTATCAGTTACTGCTGAAAGTGGCCTCTAATCGGATTTCTCTGAACTCACTGGAAGATCAGATCCTGCAGATCCAACAGTTGATTGCCCGAGGCGTAGATGGACTTTTAATTCATACGTGGGGCGACGAAGAGGAATCAGTGCGCATTTTGAATGCCGTGAGGGGACGAGTGCCCGTGGTGACATTTTTCTATCCGACTCCAAACCTGAGCGGGATCGTGTTGGACTTTGTATCGGACTTTTATGGGGCTACAGAGCATTTGATCGAGTTGGGTCACGAGCGGATCGGATTTATTGGGCCGGACGGGAATGAGACCAACCTGATTTCGGCCAAGGCCAAGGGATATTTGCTGGCAATGCGAAACTACGGTCTGACGCACCAGTTCTTGTCCTCCAGGAATATCCGGACAGAAGGAGGATATCGCGAGAGCAAAGAGCTCGGCGACCAGTTTACGGCTCTTGTATGCCGGGACGATTATACGGCCATAGGCGTCTGTCGAGGGCTGTGGGAATCGGGTATTCGCATACCCGATGATGTGGCTGTGGTGGGTAATGGAGATATAGAAGTTGCGGCTTATCTGACGCCGGCGCTGACGACGTTGGCAACCCCGTACGAGGCGATTGCCCAGGCTGTTATGGATCTGATGCTGGAACAACTCGAGGCGCAGGCTGAACCTCGGCAAGTAATTTTAAGATCGCGTTTGGTTGTGCGGGAATCGTGTGGCGCTAACCAAAGCGAAAAATGA
- a CDS encoding c-type cytochrome: MTIRLTFLCALLVALPIAIYSGDIPRVPLGHDEIRYLNSIPKNNPITQTKIALGKLLFFDKRLSRDGSIACGSCHQPHRAFTDGRVLPTGIDGQTPTRNVPTLINRAYGTIYFYDGRAASLEEQALIPIQSPSEMGNTLEHVVATLSAISGYRTHFKAAFGDSTITPDHIAKALAAFERTLISGESPYDLFEYGGPKGAMSASAIRGLRLFRTKARCTLCHMGFNYTDEDFHNIGTSWDRADLSAYEKTGNLKDIKGIDPGRYTQTKKPEHFGAMKTPTLREIARTAPYMHDGSIKTLQEIIEFYDKGGTPNPFLDELITPLNLTDAEKQDLIAFLKALNGINWLHIEPPFRFPK; the protein is encoded by the coding sequence TCCGATAGCTATATATAGTGGCGACATCCCCCGCGTGCCATTGGGCCATGACGAAATCCGCTATCTCAACAGCATTCCCAAAAACAATCCCATCACCCAAACTAAAATAGCCCTGGGCAAACTCCTCTTTTTTGACAAGCGGCTCTCCAGAGACGGCAGCATAGCCTGTGGCTCTTGCCACCAGCCCCACCGTGCCTTTACCGATGGCCGCGTCTTGCCCACAGGTATTGACGGTCAGACTCCCACACGCAATGTGCCCACCCTGATCAACCGGGCCTACGGCACGATTTATTTCTACGATGGCAGGGCTGCTTCCCTCGAAGAACAGGCCCTTATCCCCATCCAGAGCCCCTCAGAAATGGGCAACACCCTTGAGCATGTCGTCGCCACTTTATCAGCCATCTCTGGTTACCGTACCCACTTCAAAGCCGCATTTGGGGACAGCACCATCACGCCCGACCACATCGCCAAAGCCTTAGCCGCTTTCGAACGCACGCTGATCTCCGGCGAATCGCCCTACGATTTGTTCGAATACGGCGGCCCCAAAGGTGCCATGTCCGCATCCGCTATCCGAGGCCTGCGCCTCTTTCGCACCAAAGCGCGCTGCACACTCTGCCACATGGGATTCAACTATACCGACGAAGACTTCCACAACATCGGCACGAGTTGGGATCGCGCCGATCTTTCCGCTTACGAAAAAACCGGCAACTTAAAAGACATTAAAGGCATAGACCCCGGGCGCTATACACAAACCAAAAAACCAGAACACTTTGGCGCAATGAAAACACCCACCCTGCGCGAAATTGCACGCACAGCCCCTTATATGCACGACGGCAGCATCAAAACCCTGCAAGAAATCATCGAATTTTACGACAAAGGCGGTACACCCAATCCCTTCCTCGACGAATTGATCACTCCCCTTAACCTCACCGATGCCGAAAAACAGGATCTAATCGCCTTTCTCAAAGCACTCAACGGCATCAACTGGCTCCACATTGAGCCGCCATTTCGATTTCCCAAATAA